A region of Streptomyces deccanensis DNA encodes the following proteins:
- a CDS encoding hybrid sensor histidine kinase/response regulator — protein MSALGGRLSRTGRRLRWSPRRGDSDRGWLFAVAGLWALLGLLPLGLLTSTSVTLSDQAVRSEVRDRVETTASVSRVVVEQQMGSLKQLVSAYAQRPDIRSSVTSGDRAAASGLPDALAELARMRPGISGVIMAAPDGRLIDAQPSLKLFQDVSGTDWYRAVRDDMQPYVSQAFTPTMRGVSRAVAVAAPIPGEDGHELLGILTAVYSLDAIQAYASEAAEAQGIRLLITDRAGVLVADPAGRLFALTSLREDARVDAALAGRRVFTNWRGDEGAVLSASEPIPGIGWTVTAEVPAAEALASAAHLRDRVLFMAVLLTALILAGLGFQIHTSRSRRRAQRTLARYADALATARDEAVRASAAKSEFLAKVSHEIRTPVNGVLGMNTLLLDTRMDDEQRHYASTVQESAQNLLRLLDDFLDLSKVEAGRLRIEKVAFDLPRLCDEVVALFAPHAYRQGLWLALHLAEALPQHVVGDPVRLRQVLTNILGNAMKFTVQGGIDLEVALEPDRDQGAPSTADRATLRFTVRDTGIGVGPEDRDRVFETFRRLDSPITRRTGGSGLGLAISRQLVELMGGRIGLDSVKGVGSRFWVTLPMDVLARTAPAHEELNGRRVLIADADEENRELARRMLSGAGLVVEETADAAAATAALRAAAADQSPFDLAVIDLHMSLAGNSTRPARPDDDENGSLADAVLADPQLHATNVIVLITPGRTGAAWPAASRTKDRIVQSVTLPLSRRRLLAAAQNALGTAGAPEPAAPLPHRYDGGAHDHADVAARPVRVLVVEDDDVSSQVARLVLQKAGHHVDVVDDGQRAVRAVLRDRYDLVLMDCQLPGLDGLAATAEIRRRQAGSERVPIIAMTAAAMPDDRIRCIEAGMDDHLTKPVDWTQVLARVAVWTATEPPAESAAPNTWNLPAELDGLPADDIADIADAFAASTPEVLGRLREALETGDFDAARLLAHRLKGSCATVGATRAAELCQDLEAAADARRPWTAHDDAPLPAVLTRLANEMRRATQELRSHC, from the coding sequence GTGAGCGCGCTGGGAGGGCGACTCTCCAGGACCGGACGGCGTCTGCGGTGGTCCCCGCGCCGCGGTGACAGCGACCGGGGTTGGTTGTTCGCGGTGGCCGGGCTGTGGGCCCTGCTCGGCCTGCTGCCGCTCGGGCTGCTGACCTCGACGAGTGTGACGCTGTCCGATCAGGCTGTCCGCAGCGAGGTTCGGGACCGGGTGGAGACGACCGCCTCGGTGAGCCGGGTGGTCGTGGAGCAGCAGATGGGCTCGCTGAAGCAGCTCGTCAGCGCCTACGCCCAGCGGCCCGACATACGCTCCTCGGTCACCTCCGGTGACCGGGCGGCCGCGTCCGGTCTGCCCGACGCGCTGGCGGAACTGGCCCGGATGCGGCCCGGGATCAGCGGAGTGATCATGGCCGCGCCCGACGGCCGGCTGATCGACGCCCAGCCCTCGCTCAAGCTGTTCCAGGACGTCAGCGGAACCGACTGGTACCGCGCGGTACGCGACGACATGCAGCCGTACGTGTCGCAGGCGTTCACCCCCACCATGCGGGGCGTCTCCCGTGCCGTGGCCGTCGCGGCGCCGATCCCGGGCGAGGACGGCCATGAACTGCTGGGCATCCTGACCGCCGTCTACAGCCTGGACGCGATCCAGGCGTACGCGTCGGAGGCCGCCGAGGCGCAAGGGATCCGGTTGCTGATCACGGACCGGGCAGGGGTTCTGGTGGCGGACCCGGCGGGCCGCCTGTTCGCGCTCACCTCCCTGCGGGAGGACGCCCGGGTGGACGCGGCGCTGGCCGGCCGCAGGGTCTTCACCAACTGGCGCGGTGACGAGGGGGCGGTGCTCTCGGCGTCCGAACCCATCCCGGGCATCGGCTGGACGGTCACCGCCGAGGTGCCCGCCGCCGAGGCACTGGCCTCGGCAGCGCATCTGCGCGACCGGGTGCTGTTCATGGCCGTCCTGCTCACCGCCTTGATCCTGGCCGGGCTCGGCTTCCAGATCCACACCAGCCGTAGCCGTCGACGGGCGCAGCGGACCCTGGCGCGGTACGCGGACGCGCTCGCCACGGCGCGGGACGAGGCGGTGCGGGCCTCGGCCGCCAAGTCCGAGTTCCTGGCCAAGGTCAGCCACGAGATCCGCACGCCGGTCAACGGCGTCCTGGGCATGAACACCCTCCTTCTCGACACCCGCATGGACGACGAGCAGCGGCACTACGCGAGCACCGTGCAGGAATCCGCACAGAACCTGCTCCGCCTGCTGGACGACTTCCTCGATCTGTCGAAGGTCGAGGCGGGCCGCCTGAGGATCGAGAAGGTGGCCTTCGACCTGCCCCGGCTGTGCGACGAGGTCGTGGCCCTGTTCGCCCCGCACGCCTACCGGCAGGGCCTGTGGCTGGCGCTCCACCTGGCCGAGGCCCTCCCCCAGCACGTGGTCGGCGATCCCGTCCGGCTCCGGCAGGTGCTGACCAACATCCTCGGCAACGCCATGAAGTTCACCGTCCAGGGCGGGATCGACCTGGAGGTCGCCCTGGAACCCGACCGCGATCAAGGTGCCCCGTCGACCGCTGACCGGGCGACCTTGCGGTTCACCGTCCGCGACACCGGCATCGGCGTCGGCCCCGAGGACCGGGACCGGGTCTTCGAGACCTTCCGTCGGCTCGACTCCCCCATCACGCGCCGCACCGGCGGCAGCGGACTGGGGCTTGCCATCAGCCGGCAGCTGGTCGAGCTCATGGGCGGCAGGATCGGGCTGGACAGCGTGAAGGGCGTCGGCAGCCGTTTCTGGGTGACCCTGCCCATGGACGTCCTCGCCCGGACCGCCCCCGCCCACGAGGAACTGAACGGTCGCCGCGTCCTCATCGCCGACGCGGACGAGGAGAACCGGGAGCTGGCGCGCCGCATGCTGTCCGGAGCCGGTCTGGTGGTGGAGGAAACGGCGGACGCCGCGGCAGCCACAGCCGCGCTACGGGCCGCCGCAGCCGATCAGTCGCCGTTCGACCTGGCCGTCATCGATCTCCACATGTCACTCGCCGGAAACAGTACGCGTCCGGCCCGGCCGGATGACGACGAGAACGGGTCGCTCGCCGACGCCGTCCTCGCCGATCCCCAGCTCCACGCGACCAACGTCATCGTGCTGATCACTCCGGGACGCACCGGTGCCGCATGGCCCGCCGCTTCCCGGACCAAGGACCGGATCGTCCAGTCGGTGACCCTCCCGCTGAGCCGGCGCCGTCTGCTGGCGGCGGCGCAGAACGCGCTCGGCACGGCGGGCGCCCCCGAGCCCGCCGCGCCGCTCCCCCACCGGTACGACGGCGGAGCACACGATCATGCCGACGTCGCGGCACGCCCGGTCCGTGTCCTCGTCGTCGAGGACGACGACGTCAGTTCCCAGGTCGCACGGCTCGTCCTGCAGAAAGCGGGCCACCATGTCGACGTGGTCGACGACGGGCAACGCGCGGTGCGAGCCGTGCTCCGCGACCGGTACGACCTCGTCCTCATGGACTGCCAGCTGCCGGGACTCGACGGCCTCGCCGCGACGGCCGAGATCAGGCGGCGCCAGGCCGGATCCGAGCGCGTCCCGATCATCGCCATGACGGCGGCGGCCATGCCGGACGACCGGATCCGGTGCATCGAGGCGGGCATGGACGACCACCTCACCAAACCGGTGGACTGGACGCAGGTGCTCGCCCGCGTCGCCGTCTGGACGGCGACGGAACCGCCCGCCGAATCCGCCGCTCCGAACACCTGGAACCTACCGGCGGAGCTCGACGGCCTGCCCGCCGACGACATCGCGGACATCGCGGACGCGTTCGCGGCCTCGACCCCCGAGGTCCTCGGTCGGCTGCGGGAGGCGCTGGAGACCGGGGACTTCGATGCGGCGCGCCTGTTGGCGCACCGTCTCAAAGGCAGCTGCGCGACCGTGGGAGCCACCCGCGCGGCGGAACTCTGCCAGGACCTCGAGGCCGCCGCAGACGCGCGGCGGCCGTGGACGGCTCATGACGACGCTCCGCTCCCCGCGGTCCTGACGCGGTTGGCGAACGAGATGCGCCGGGCCACGCAGGAGTTGCGCAGCCACTGCTGA
- a CDS encoding amino acid ABC transporter ATP-binding protein, whose protein sequence is MSATHQRAVPGNHLVVLDKVNKHYGQLHVLKDIDLAVSRGEVVVLIGPSGSGKSTLCRTINRLETIDSGTITVDGTPLPSEGRQLARLRAEVGMVFQSFNLFAHKTVLDNVTLAPVKVLKQNRRAAEQRAHELLDRVGIGAQAHKYPAQLSGGQQQRVAIARALAMDPKVILFDEPTSALDPEMVNEVLDVMTALARDGMTMVVVTHEMGFARRAADRVVFMADGQIVEENTPHEFFDRPRSERAQSFLAKILTH, encoded by the coding sequence ATGTCCGCGACGCATCAGCGGGCGGTGCCGGGTAACCACCTGGTGGTGCTCGACAAGGTCAACAAGCACTACGGGCAACTGCATGTGCTGAAGGACATCGACCTGGCCGTGAGCCGCGGTGAGGTCGTCGTGCTGATCGGTCCCTCCGGGTCCGGCAAGTCCACGCTCTGCCGCACCATCAACCGGCTGGAGACGATCGACTCCGGCACCATCACCGTCGACGGAACGCCGTTGCCCTCCGAAGGCAGGCAGCTGGCACGACTGCGCGCCGAAGTCGGCATGGTCTTCCAGAGCTTCAATCTCTTCGCCCACAAGACCGTCCTGGACAACGTCACCCTCGCCCCGGTCAAGGTCTTGAAGCAGAACCGGAGGGCCGCCGAACAGCGCGCCCACGAACTCCTCGACCGGGTCGGCATCGGGGCCCAGGCCCACAAGTACCCGGCCCAGCTGTCCGGAGGGCAGCAGCAGCGGGTGGCCATCGCCCGGGCCCTGGCCATGGACCCGAAGGTGATCCTCTTCGACGAGCCGACCTCCGCCCTCGACCCCGAGATGGTCAACGAGGTACTGGACGTGATGACGGCCCTCGCCCGGGACGGCATGACGATGGTCGTGGTGACGCACGAGATGGGCTTCGCCCGCCGGGCCGCCGATCGCGTCGTGTTCATGGCCGACGGCCAGATCGTCGAGGAGAACACCCCCCACGAGTTCTTCGACCGCCCGCGCAGCGAACGCGCCCAGTCGTTCCTCGCCAAGATCCTCACCCACTGA
- a CDS encoding response regulator, whose product MDDDPVVTTALRAQVNRISGFRVVAVAHTGREALAATRRFAPRLVLLDLHLPDIPGLDVAHQLRRPDYPPTDVIVISGRRESTAVQAAMQRGALYYLIKPARTGTVEQTLLRYAAASAHLSAGGQMVEQRAIDRVFRSLHLDAVVRPTGISPTTEQVVLDALAAAGRDLSAHETAEAVGISRATARRYLEYLADRGDVVANLRYGSAGRPQHRYRFCDS is encoded by the coding sequence GTGGACGACGACCCTGTCGTCACCACCGCCCTACGGGCGCAGGTCAACCGGATCTCCGGGTTCCGGGTCGTGGCCGTCGCCCACACCGGACGCGAGGCGCTGGCCGCCACGCGCCGGTTCGCACCGCGCCTGGTGCTCCTTGATCTGCATCTGCCCGACATACCCGGCCTGGACGTGGCCCACCAGCTCCGGCGTCCCGACTACCCGCCGACGGACGTCATCGTGATCTCGGGCAGGAGGGAGTCCACCGCCGTACAGGCGGCGATGCAGCGCGGCGCCCTCTACTACCTGATCAAGCCCGCCCGGACGGGCACCGTGGAGCAGACCCTCCTCAGATACGCGGCGGCGTCGGCCCATCTGTCGGCCGGCGGCCAGATGGTGGAGCAGCGCGCGATCGACCGCGTCTTCCGTTCCCTGCACCTCGACGCGGTGGTCCGCCCCACCGGCATCTCGCCCACCACCGAGCAGGTGGTGCTGGACGCGCTGGCCGCCGCGGGACGGGACCTCTCGGCGCACGAGACCGCCGAGGCGGTCGGTATCAGCAGGGCCACCGCCAGGCGGTATCTCGAGTACCTCGCCGACCGTGGGGACGTCGTGGCGAACCTGCGCTACGGGTCGGCGGGGCGGCCGCAGCACCGCTACCGCTTCTGCGATTCATGA
- a CDS encoding glutamate ABC transporter substrate-binding protein, which translates to MSKRLIGVALTSVIVALSVGACGNGGDDTGSSVVDRAAKDKKLVIGVKADQPGLGLRTPDGTFTGFDVDVAKYVAKELGVDEKDITFKEAVSANREAFLQQGQVDMVVATYSINDARKQKVSFAGPYLVAGQDLLVREDNKDITGPQSLNGKKLCSVAGSTSAQLIKDKYAKDVQLQEERTYSACVDRVLTGQLDAVTTDNSILYGYAAQHPDKLRVVDSPFSEEKYGIGLKKDDKVGREAVNDALDKMVSDGSWKVALKANLSASGFTVPSLERY; encoded by the coding sequence ATGTCCAAGAGACTGATCGGCGTCGCCCTCACCTCCGTGATCGTCGCACTGAGCGTCGGCGCCTGCGGAAACGGCGGCGACGACACCGGATCGTCCGTCGTCGACCGGGCCGCGAAGGACAAGAAGCTCGTCATCGGCGTGAAGGCCGATCAGCCGGGGCTCGGCCTGCGCACCCCGGACGGGACCTTCACCGGCTTCGACGTCGACGTCGCCAAGTACGTCGCCAAGGAGCTCGGAGTCGACGAGAAGGACATCACCTTCAAGGAGGCCGTGTCGGCCAACAGGGAGGCGTTCCTCCAGCAGGGCCAGGTCGACATGGTCGTCGCCACCTACTCCATCAACGACGCCCGCAAGCAGAAGGTCTCCTTCGCCGGGCCCTACCTGGTCGCCGGCCAGGACCTGCTGGTCCGCGAGGACAACAAGGACATCACCGGTCCGCAGTCGCTCAACGGCAAGAAGCTGTGCTCGGTCGCGGGCTCGACCTCCGCGCAGTTGATCAAGGACAAGTACGCCAAGGACGTCCAGCTCCAGGAGGAACGCACCTACTCCGCCTGCGTGGACCGGGTGCTCACCGGCCAGTTGGACGCGGTCACCACCGACAACTCCATCCTCTACGGCTACGCCGCCCAGCACCCCGACAAGTTGAGGGTCGTCGACTCGCCCTTCAGCGAGGAGAAGTACGGCATCGGGCTGAAGAAGGACGACAAGGTGGGCCGGGAAGCGGTCAACGACGCACTGGACAAGATGGTTTCCGACGGCTCCTGGAAGGTCGCGCTCAAGGCCAACCTCTCCGCCTCCGGATTCACCGTCCCGAGCCTCGAGCGGTACTGA
- a CDS encoding glutamate ABC transporter substrate-binding protein — translation MTSRRSMLAALTCLVLGACGLPGPDSGARFPEGSTMARVADRGVFTVGIKFDHPLFGYKDPSTGRITGFDAEIARMVAKDLTGSERDIRFIETMPRNREDFLRRGVVDIVVATYSISEERRKLVDFTDPYYYSRQDVLVRSDERGIRDLADLAGREVCTAAGSTSAQRLRGEVSRARLVIVDTYSECVSALVDGRIDAISTDESILLGVMSQYPDTVRLVGRPFGREPYGIGVRRGDTRFRDHLNGLIRQYVSDGRWDEAFRDTIGVMSVSAKTAKPSISPSSPPTSSPSR, via the coding sequence ATGACCTCCCGTCGCTCGATGCTGGCCGCGCTGACCTGTCTGGTGCTCGGCGCCTGCGGCCTGCCGGGGCCGGACTCCGGGGCACGGTTCCCCGAAGGCTCGACCATGGCCCGCGTCGCGGACCGGGGCGTGTTCACCGTCGGCATCAAGTTCGACCATCCGCTCTTCGGCTACAAAGATCCCTCCACCGGCCGGATCACCGGATTCGACGCGGAGATCGCCCGCATGGTGGCGAAGGACCTCACCGGCAGCGAGCGCGACATCCGGTTCATCGAGACCATGCCGCGCAACCGCGAGGACTTCCTCCGCCGTGGTGTCGTGGACATCGTCGTGGCGACGTACTCGATCAGCGAAGAGCGCCGCAAGCTGGTGGACTTCACGGACCCGTACTACTACTCCCGGCAGGACGTGCTGGTCCGCAGCGACGAGCGGGGCATCCGCGACCTCGCCGACCTCGCCGGCCGGGAGGTGTGCACGGCGGCGGGCTCCACGTCCGCGCAGCGGCTGCGGGGCGAGGTCTCGCGCGCCCGGCTGGTGATCGTCGACACCTACAGTGAGTGTGTGTCGGCGCTGGTCGACGGGCGGATCGACGCGATCAGCACGGACGAGTCCATCCTGCTGGGCGTGATGAGCCAGTACCCGGACACGGTCCGACTCGTCGGCAGGCCGTTCGGCAGGGAGCCGTACGGCATCGGTGTGCGCCGGGGCGACACCCGCTTCCGCGACCATCTCAACGGGCTGATCCGGCAGTACGTGAGCGACGGCCGTTGGGACGAGGCGTTCCGGGACACCATCGGCGTGATGAGCGTGTCCGCGAAGACGGCCAAGCCGTCCATCTCCCCCTCCTCACCCCCCACTTCCTCACCGTCCCGCTGA